In Phlebotomus papatasi isolate M1 chromosome 1, Ppap_2.1, whole genome shotgun sequence, the following proteins share a genomic window:
- the LOC129801902 gene encoding fibroleukin-like: MSKKYIVLFALVLCTKLLLGEHQDDDTPKNEDLTSIRASIQSIQSAVDNLNGIFLHNLEPKLMMIFTQTTNLDTSIKNLQEKTQNWYILQHHINAWSDHMKSMDKKIDLLKLGQENDLPLEKIIADFEFKVNHIFEKVDILNEKMHEMLSILYHFKNPNAKNDSHLEKIIKNLSTIENQIRTFERFVKQTNADIFKNLPNSSQLPTENIESREMKQILQHLKNLMKKVDSVINSLEKLSKNGSNEIGDENPKNYDRVLQNLKSIDEKLDDQINFVQTGFDRFEEVIYKIQKIFEENFSALKKSCTSTNITSSPIESDKAIINEFRQPFKSSCHEVEVRKNGVYHFGLYDQPNDNGKLYNRRLCEFATTGPAWTVIQRRGNFPINENFNRSWNDYKYGFGSLEGEFWFGNDFIHQLTNEEDQELRVELEDFAGNAVWAEYHTFYVGAEESLYHLEINGYRGIVPDSLLYHNLQLFSTFDRDNDKSNANLLPCALSFGSGWWFRGCGESNLNGKYFTEPRSGKFTGILWEHWLGNYSLKSAKMLIRPRQQNSTLWEDEYKSNRTVHLEEDP; the protein is encoded by the exons ATGTCAAAAAAG TACATTGTTCTTTTCGCACTTGTTCTCTGCACGAAACTACTTTTGGGTGAACATCAAGATGATGATACTCCTAAAAATGAAGATTTAACATCAATTCGGGCATCTATTCAATCAATTCAGAGTGCTGTTGACAATCTCaatgggattttcttgcacaaTCTTGAGCCAAAACTTATGATGATCTTCACACAAACCACAAACTTGGACACCAGCATAAAAAATCTGcaagaaaaaacacaaaattggtATATTTTGCAACATCATATCAATGCATGGTCAGATCACATGAAATCTATGGATAAGAAAATTGATCTTCTAAAGTT AGGCCAAGAAAATGATTTACCACTAGAGAAGATAATTGCAGACTTCGAATTCAAAGTCAATCATATTTTTGAGAAAGTAGATATTTTGAATGAAAAGATGCATGAAATGCTATCAATTTTGTATCATTTTAAGAATCCTAATGCTAAAAACGATTCACATTTggagaaaatcattaaaaatttatcaaccaTTGAGAATCAAATAAGGACTTTTGAAAGATTTGTTAAACAAACTAATGCCGATATCTTCAAAAACCTTCCCAATTCTTCTCAATTGCCAACTGAAAATATCGAGAGCAGAGAAATGAAGCAAATTCTTCAgcatttaaaaaatctcatgaaGAAAGTTGATAGTGTGATAAATTCTTTAGAAAAGCTAAGCAAAAATGGATCAAATGAGATAGGTGATGAAAACCCAAAAAATTATGATAGAGTTCTGCAGAATCTTAAGTCAATTGACGAGAAATTGGATGATCAAATCAATTTTGTCCAGACTGGTTTTGATAGATTTGAAGAAGTGATCTACAAAATCCAAAAGATCTTCGAAGAAAACTTTTCTGCACTGAAAAAATCCTGCACAAGTACAAATATTACATCTTCTCCGATTGAATCTGACAAAGCTATCATTAATGAATTCAGACAGCCCTTTAAATCTTCATGCCACGAAGTGGAAGTAAGAAAAAACGGAGTCTACCACTTTGGTCTCTATGATCAGCCAAATGATAATGGGAAATTGTACAATAGAAGACTCTGTGAATTTGCTACAACCGGACCAGCATGGACTGTTATTCAAAGAAGAGGAAATTTCCCTATCAATGAGAATTTCAACAGATCCTGGAATGACTACAAATATGGATTTGGAAGCCTTGAGGGTGAATTTTGGTTTGGAAATGACTTTATTCATCAACTAACAAATGAGGAAGATCAAGAACTTCGTGTAGAACTGGAAGATTTTGCGGGAAATGCTGTTTGGGCTGAATATCATACATTTTATGTTGGTGCAGAGGAATCTCTCTATCATCTGGAGATAAATGGCTATCGTGGAATTGTTCCAGACTCTCTTCTCTATCACAATCTTCAGCTATTCAGCACTTTTGACCGAGACAATGATAAGAGCAATGCAAATCTTCTGCCTTGTGCTTTGTCTTTTGGCAGTGGCTGGTGGTTCCGGGGATGTGGTGAATCCAATCTCAATGGGAAGTATTTTACTGAGCCAAGGAGTGGAAAATTCACTGGCATTCTTTGGGAACACTggttgggaaattattctttaaaatcgGCCAAAATGCTCATTAGACCACGTCAACAGAATTCTACTCTGTGGGAGGATGAATATAAATCCAATCGAACAGTTCATCTTGAGGAAGATCCTtaa